GCCGAAAGCCAACGAATGAACTGTTTATCCAATGCAATCAGGTTGATTGCCAGTATGCAGGCCAGAATAGTCCTCCCTGCCCGCTGCAGCTTGATCTCTTCGCTGAAGAGATTGAAAAGAGGGAGGAGAAGCGAAAAGCCAGAAGAATGGATTTGTGTTATTGAACCAGGAATATCATAAGAGGTTGACGGTCCGAAATCCTGCCGGCCAGGTTCCGCGTGAAACTGGCACGGCAGCTCTGCGGTGAAAAAGCAGCCCGGTGTATTTTGGCGAAATGAAGAGCGGCCCTTGCGAATGCCAGAGCCCTGAAGCCTCCTGCAACCTCCCCCAGTCATGCCCGCCATCTCCTGCCCGTAAGCGGCAGAGCTTCCTCATCTTGAAAAATAGTATTTTGATCTCAAAATTATGTTGTAAAATTGGCATAAATATAATATAGTAATAGCCTGTAGAAGGCCTGTATAACGCTCTGTGTTACCTAGAAAAGAAGGGGTTCACATGACAAAAAGTCTAAAAGAGAAAATTCTCATTATCGATGATGAGACAGAGATCCTCAATTGCCTTTCGCAGATACTGGGAGCGGAAGGCTATACGGTAACCACGACTGATCGGGGAAGCAAGGGACTGGAGCTTATTACCCACAATCCTCCCGATCTGGTTCTCCTGGATGTCAAGATGCCCGACCTTGATGGGCTGGAAACCCTGAAGAGAATTAAAGAATACGATGAGGATATTATCGTTTTTCTCATGACCGCTTATTCTGACATCAGAGATGCGGTGAGAGCGATCAAGGGGGGTGCGCATGACTATTTTTCAAAACCGTTCAACATCAAAGAGACGAAGGAAAAACTGAGGAAGGCTCTCAAGGAGAAATCCCTGCGGGAAGAAGTGCTGAAGCTGCGCAGGGAGTATTACGGCCGGTCGAAGTTTCCCAATATTATCACTTCCTCGCCTGCAATGCTCCGGGTCTTCCATGAGCTTGAAAAAGTTGCCCCTTCAGATATTTCCATTCTGATTACCGGCGAGAGCGGTACGGGGAAAGAACTGGTCGCCAGGGCCATACACGAAAACAGCCCGCGAAAATCAGAGCCGTTCATTCCCGTCGACTGCGCAGCCATTCCCGAGACCCTGTTCGAGAGTGAGGTCTTCGGACACGAAAAAGGAGCTTACACCAGTGCGGACCAGAAAAGGAATGGCCTGTTTGAGATGGCCCATCGGGGGACTCTGTTTCTGGATGAGATCGGCAATTTGCAGCCCTCCAGCCAGATCAAGCTTCTGCGAGCGATTCAGGAAAAGAAAATCAAATATATCGGCGGGAAGGAACTGATCGATGTCGATGTCCGGATTATTGCCGCTACCAACCTCGATCTTCAGGAGGCCATGCAAAAGTGCGGCTTCCGTCAAGAGCTTTTTTACCGGATCAACCAGTTCAACATCCACCTTCCTCCTCTGCGGGAGCGGAAAGAGGATATCATCCTCCTGGCCAACTTCTTCCTGGAACGGTCTGTCAGTAAAAATGGCGCCACTGCCAAAAGCCTGGCCCCGGAGACCATAGAAATCCTTCTTCAATACGATTGGCCGGGAAATATCCGCGAACTGGAAAGCGTCATCCACGGAGCTTCCATTCTGGCCAGGGATGAAATCCGGCCCGAACACCTTAACTACCGGGTAAAAAGCAAGACCTCTTCCTGGATAAAGTTAACAGTCGATATTCCGGTTAATGCCTCTCTGAAAAAGGTTATGAAAACCACCGCTGAACAGGTGGAGAGGGCCTATATCCAGAAAACCTTCCTCAAGGCTGAATACAAGAAGTATGAAACCAGCAAACTCCTTGGCATCGGCCTTAAGACACTCTACGGAAAGCTCAACAAGCATAACCTCTGCCTCAAGTCCAGGGAACCGAATGAGAAAAAGAATGAGCAAATCACCTTCTCTGCCGGTATGACCCTCCAGGAGGCAGCCTCCCAGGTCAGGGAAAAACTGGAAAAATGGATCATCATCAAAGCCCTCCGTGAGGCAGAGGGGAAAAAATATTTCGCTGCCCAAAAACTGAAGGTCGATTATAAGACCCTGTGGCTGAAGTCCAAAAAGTATAAGATTGATAATAAGGCTATTTATGAGGAAGAAGTCCCCCGTCACTTTCTGGGTGTGGACCTGTGCTGTGAGCTCGGCCTGACTGAAGCCTGTAAGGCTGCCTTATCAGCCATGGAAAAAGAATTGATCCAGAAAACCATTGAAAAAACCCACGGCCATAAAACCGAAGCCGCGAAGATCCTGAACATCGATTATAAAACGTTATATAACAAGATCCTGCAGCATGACCTGAATCAAAGGATCTAAAGCCATCCCATAGTCTTCCCAAACCGCAGGGAGAGAGAAGCCCGGAGGTCATCACCCTGAGCTTTTCTCTGTACCTGCGGTAGTTCCATTCTCTCTATCTGCAAATTTTTTGCGTAAAAAAATACCCTTATTAGTTCCTGGATAATTGAAAAAAAGACCGACTAGGTGTGTATGAATATATTATAATTTTATGCAAAATTGATTAACTATATAACTTAATTCGGTGACCTGAATAGTTATGCTCATTGCCCAGGATCTCATTCGCCCGATAGCGAAAGTACAGAAAAGAGTTCTCTTGATCGATGACGACCGCTTCATTCTCCATTCTCTCGGTGAAATGCTGTCCATGAAGGGATACCAGGTGATCAAGGCTCAGAGCGCCGAGGAAGGATTACAGCACTTTGAAAGGGAAACTCCCCCGATTGTCATGGCTGATATTATGATGCCTGATATGGATGGATTGGAACTACTGCAAAAAATACGGAAGATTAACCCCGATGCTGAAGTCATTATGATTACTGCCTATGACCGGGCTGATCTGGCCATTGAGGCCATGCACTTGCAGGCTGCGGATTTTCTGTCCAAACCTATCCGTCCCCAGCAGCTTTTCTCCGCAATCAAACGTGCAGAAGACCGGGTCAAAAATAAAAGGAAAATAGCCCAATATATCAGCCGACTTGAACAGGCACTGGAGGACCGGACCCAAAGGCTTCTTCAGTCCGAAAAGCAGGCTGCGATCGGCAGCAGGGTCAGTGGCATTATCCATAATGTTTCTACACCCCTGGCCGTAGTTTCAAGCAGGGCAGAGTATCTTGCCGGCAAGCTTGAGGATCTGAAAAATCTGCCGCAAGTCCGGCAAAGTCCGGCTTTGCAGGAAGAAATGGAAAAGCGGATCGCCGAAGTACATGTCATAGTAAAAAACGCTCAAAAAATTGCCATGATTATTGATACCATCATGACCAAGTCCTACCGGGAACAGTATGAGCAGCTTGCTCCACTGGATATAAATCAGCTCGTTACCGATGAGCTGGACTTTTTCCAGTCCGATTTATACTTCAAGCACAATATCAAGCTCTCGAAGCATCTTGATCCCAATCTTCCCAAAGTTAAAATGATTTACAGTCACCTCTCCCAGGTTTTGGATAACCTGTTGAAAAACGCCATCGAAGCGATGTACGATTCTCTGACCAAAAATTTGACCATCATCACCGAACAGGATGAGCAGAATATCCTGATCAGGGTTCAGGATACCGGATCCGGAATCGCAGCCAAGAACCTGAAAAAAATCTTCACTCCGCATTTCACCACCAAAACCTACCGGCCCGCAGGAGGAAAAGAGCCTCTTTCGAGCGGAAGCGGACTTGGGCTCTCTGCCTCCCTCAGCTTTATTCAATTGTACGGGGGAACAATTCTGGTG
The sequence above is a segment of the bacterium genome. Coding sequences within it:
- a CDS encoding response regulator is translated as MLIAQDLIRPIAKVQKRVLLIDDDRFILHSLGEMLSMKGYQVIKAQSAEEGLQHFERETPPIVMADIMMPDMDGLELLQKIRKINPDAEVIMITAYDRADLAIEAMHLQAADFLSKPIRPQQLFSAIKRAEDRVKNKRKIAQYISRLEQALEDRTQRLLQSEKQAAIGSRVSGIIHNVSTPLAVVSSRAEYLAGKLEDLKNLPQVRQSPALQEEMEKRIAEVHVIVKNAQKIAMIIDTIMTKSYREQYEQLAPLDINQLVTDELDFFQSDLYFKHNIKLSKHLDPNLPKVKMIYSHLSQVLDNLLKNAIEAMYDSLTKNLTIITEQDEQNILIRVQDTGSGIAAKNLKKIFTPHFTTKTYRPAGGKEPLSSGSGLGLSASLSFIQLYGGTILVKSKPNEGSEFTVVIPKNPTPPPGRGEE
- a CDS encoding sigma 54-interacting transcriptional regulator, translating into MTKSLKEKILIIDDETEILNCLSQILGAEGYTVTTTDRGSKGLELITHNPPDLVLLDVKMPDLDGLETLKRIKEYDEDIIVFLMTAYSDIRDAVRAIKGGAHDYFSKPFNIKETKEKLRKALKEKSLREEVLKLRREYYGRSKFPNIITSSPAMLRVFHELEKVAPSDISILITGESGTGKELVARAIHENSPRKSEPFIPVDCAAIPETLFESEVFGHEKGAYTSADQKRNGLFEMAHRGTLFLDEIGNLQPSSQIKLLRAIQEKKIKYIGGKELIDVDVRIIAATNLDLQEAMQKCGFRQELFYRINQFNIHLPPLRERKEDIILLANFFLERSVSKNGATAKSLAPETIEILLQYDWPGNIRELESVIHGASILARDEIRPEHLNYRVKSKTSSWIKLTVDIPVNASLKKVMKTTAEQVERAYIQKTFLKAEYKKYETSKLLGIGLKTLYGKLNKHNLCLKSREPNEKKNEQITFSAGMTLQEAASQVREKLEKWIIIKALREAEGKKYFAAQKLKVDYKTLWLKSKKYKIDNKAIYEEEVPRHFLGVDLCCELGLTEACKAALSAMEKELIQKTIEKTHGHKTEAAKILNIDYKTLYNKILQHDLNQRI